The DNA sequence TTGGAGTTAAGGGAGCAGTAACTTATATTGCACCTTTAGTTAATCAGGATAATCAGTCTATAAATATTAAAATTACTTTTGAAAATGATGGTACTCTCAAAGACCAACAGTATGTACGAACTCGCTTAATTTGGGATACAAAACCCGGTATCTTAGTTCCCACTAATGTTGTCACCAGTTTGGGAGGTCAAAAATTTGTTTTTGTTGCTCGTGAGGGACAATCTAAGGATGATAAAACAACGATGATGGCTCACCAAGTACCAATTCAAGTACAAGGTATTCAAGGGCAAGATTATCAGGTTACATCGGGTATTCAAGAGGGCGATCGCATCATCACGAATCGTATCCTAGACCTACGAGATAAAACTCCTATTAGCCTTCAAGAAGTCACCAGCCAAGTAAATTAAAAATATTTCGGTTTTGGTGAATTAAACTATGATTTTTGGTTTAGATTGGGAATGAGAAATAAGCAATGGGCAAAGCTAGTAATACTTTTATCACAATAAAGCAATATTAATATTTCTGTCTATTATTTCAACTTCCCTAATCCTTAACCCAAAGTCAAGGAAAAGGAATAGGATTTTTTTAACTGTAACCATTAGATTTTAGTTTTTATTTATTTTGCAAAAGGTTCATTTTTTCAAGCCCCTTTCATTTTGACATTATGTTAAATTGAGAGAAGCCCTTGAACTAAAAAACACCCTAATTAAAGTTAATTAGATGAATAAATTAATTAGCCAAATTTTCGTTTCTAGTAGCTTATTAATAATGGGTACAGCATTGGGTGTTTGGGGTAGTCGTCAGTTAGCAACCTTAAATCAATCTTCTGTATCTGATACCATCCCCCCTGAAACATCCCTTCAACCCGTTGCTAATTCTGTTTTTCCCCCTTTTAAACAATCTTCACCTCAAAAACAAGGTAATTTTAATTTCATCTCGGAAGTAGCTCAAAAAGTAGGTCCTGCAGTGGTCAGAATCGAGGCAACTCGTCAAGTTTCTTTTAATAATTCCGAAAATTTTGAACATCCTTTATTTAAACATTTTTTCCCAGAGCAAATACCTTTTGAACGTACAGAAAGGGGTACAGGTTCGGGCTTCATCGTCAGTGATGATGGTCTGATTATGACTAATGCCCATGTGGTGGAAGGAACTTCTTTTGTTTCTGTATTGTTACCTAGTGGCAAAACCTATGAGGGGAGAGTGTTAGGAATTGATTCCATGACTGATGTAGCGGTGGTTAAAATAACAGCCGAAAATTTGCCGACAGTGATACTGGGTAAAGCAAAAGATTTAATTATTGGGGAATGGGCGATCGCCATTGGTAATCCTTTAGGTTTAGATAATACAGTCACAGTGGGCATCATTAGCGCTAAAGATAGATCCAGCAGTGAAGTAGGAGTGCCAGACAAAAGAGTTAAATTCATTCAAACAGATGCCGCAATCAACCCCGGCAATTCAGGAGGCCCCCTTTTAAACGCCAGAGGGGAAGTAATTGGCATTAACACAGCAATCAGGGCAGATGCGCAAGGATTAGGCTTTGCTATTCCCATTGAAACCGCTTCCCGCATTGCGGAACAACTCTACACCACAGGAAAAGCATCTCATCCTTATATCGGCATTCAAATGATTACTCTCAACCAAGATACCATCAAAAATGACAATATTCCTCAGAATTTAGGCTTTGAAAATGTACCAGAAAAAGGGGTATTAGTCGTTAAAGTAATGGA is a window from the Cyanobacterium sp. Dongsha4 genome containing:
- a CDS encoding HhoA/HhoB/HtrA family serine endopeptidase → MNKLISQIFVSSSLLIMGTALGVWGSRQLATLNQSSVSDTIPPETSLQPVANSVFPPFKQSSPQKQGNFNFISEVAQKVGPAVVRIEATRQVSFNNSENFEHPLFKHFFPEQIPFERTERGTGSGFIVSDDGLIMTNAHVVEGTSFVSVLLPSGKTYEGRVLGIDSMTDVAVVKITAENLPTVILGKAKDLIIGEWAIAIGNPLGLDNTVTVGIISAKDRSSSEVGVPDKRVKFIQTDAAINPGNSGGPLLNARGEVIGINTAIRADAQGLGFAIPIETASRIAEQLYTTGKASHPYIGIQMITLNQDTIKNDNIPQNLGFENVPEKGVLVVKVMEDSPASQAGFLPGDVINNVNNIEVLTAQDVQEQVEISTIGEVIPIRIDRQGKFITLKVYPAEFPIE